A single window of Anopheles moucheti chromosome 2, idAnoMoucSN_F20_07, whole genome shotgun sequence DNA harbors:
- the LOC128306937 gene encoding hemicentin-1-like, whose protein sequence is MKITMQKDAFILAIILGCCAVAAGKTQHELDNDELWDRLLKRKLHETKTNVHDEGSQESAGGFAEAMALRGDQPPPDDDGDEGGLIGTISFDHADSELIDADNAEPLDGHDLLLTLNGKTPSKVVFTPTDTPRTADDGWAEASDDVETLTAIDPDLVNNDDVLDGSGEHLLPQADDPVLFDKEIVNILRKRPESREILDLFGLAVTKPPNNKTVSNNPEAIKEQLRNMLTLPLDKRKYYHPLPAIAEEEGQNRAEPASLLADGHSLPRLSNVLLPDLNRTLVKHREALLPPKDGQRSLVIVFDATGSMLDDLQQLRDAARLIIAEITQRDSNPIFNYIFVPFRDPHVGPRLVTRNKDELLNALDNLQIIGGGDCPEAALEAIASAIEAAMPNSFVYVFTDATAKDFRLDRRVMQLVQKKQTPITFLLTGFCDGKSTPGYQVMNNIAAASNGQVFDLRKDQIEEVLLAIRNTMDIDHVPLKAIDSAVPKQHEIDFNVDSTLREFSVSVAGVKPTIEILDPHHEPYNRARDVLNLENIRVVNVADPSPGKWNIKATSNSSHSVRLSGLSEVQFKFGFSLLEPQDSVSLSHQPVLNKANYLAIEPTEPQLIKTLESVRIASHNVDTPDGANFDFTLPLKLVPGTVALYRTDAFHAPRQQFKLTINGKNADEETLQRLLSTAMQAVEQTPPEVTVGYDQLLELFEGDTFKLDCRIQSPFPVLTTWVKGNKELVEKNFEQSNVLPLRLVNVSSEDTGNYTCFAKNNIGEDKKSIFVRVTALQKPKMRLLPKHTTAMEREPFIALRCILEPADGMAEIHWTHNWQHLTMASGKPYLELINIDKTHAGNYSCYADINGQRISSEPSTVVVEYAPKIPVPSMGLLKEYGTDVTLECMIDAMPLPEYHWYYQTLDQAGEPEVYESTDSAISFVMSPERSGIYVCEGKNVYGFGKQNFIVEGAANAAPVIKKPAETTVYVAPGSSITLDCVCELCQPLNEYIWTSQQGTFESSPEETIENVRVVLDNDQSRNAVRYRLTIDDFRPQNVASYTCIFSNQHGADAMILQLGMMVVPEIDTMLVDGETVITGTKLYKKPGQAHGLSCEVVGLPEPTVQWLLNGKLITVDDADLLRFEHDNKTIIFHEPFGAAVQGMYECVASNPLGRVSSAVELLVGNAPEATPASKQIETKVGNTIKLPCTIEGNPQPTIRWEPEDIFEDPTLSAQILHVSYSNAGLYRCTGENEFGTAEQSLTLMTYGPPEVKGPLDLSLQFGTNQDALLDCNGWGIPEPTVHWKFNDTPLELAPGMRISSEGLHISNISFSHNGVYSCVLENEHGSLQKIQYVTVRDAPKITSSLESRVTLLPNDTDRFECAGTGSPAPKAMWLFNGEVLIEEPFLHLAYGNVSTGTYTCHLENSEGTERQNMFVNVLRPPHRVAGLNYTDSLTPLKLRVDDPLVLLCPFENFNSLLWQLNERNLEEYFDLTDVKLKENLLIVDRIRSRHQGTYTCVVKNRAGTDRQSFVVGVLTPPTIHRTQPEELSDEYGTVAEDWNSPWVTDGPVDSAVEVNLLSGETLQLLCQASGTPEPNVHWNRGADMARIVSQSHNLTIPNVAMHHSDLYTCVAENELGKSTQVYRLDVMTSPQFYDEPVQSIEVFVGDDLQLDCEMQSNPPASYQWLKEDVAIEEFNTILEFVNIQPQDTGMYHCEAENIFGHNRKSYKVLVYQPAEITNFSCNQTLLAGNNIELDCEATGNPIPVISIIHRGEVLASTADLEAPAMEIDRQYRVKNNFYKSLQLYSFSAVRTAPFEIRFSLRQPKATLLDKGKYLCMAQNAIGFDERVARLDVMVSPYVHVDKLKMGEQTIRLLEGLPLFLFCPIEGTPKPTIGWYRNGIRLTNTVSTLFLPAVQLRDAGSYICYGENPVGKTELQFEVDVLVPPSIINTVLYGEHYLSADQPDQEEIALLAGETVSLDCSSLGHPAPVVHWMKVDYLDERANVLLPTQEPIIELYNVSDTVTYSCFVNNTAGSVQKLFHLVVQAPPRWKSGPEYEYEQRVSLHHSLDLTCETNGSPEASVIWFKDGLQLSKHDAGYFFGVNGQTLRLLAAKLTDAGIFLCVASNALGQISREFHVTIDVPVSWSPWGAWSACSATCGGGTQFRSRICLLVNGSPAHGDRFNCVGENVEIKPCELLPCPVNGGWGEWGSWSNCTLDCVSEYSGVRSIRHRSRACDSPAPSLGGKLCIGAEYEEEPCHVRYCPIEGGWTGWSDWTGCNEPCGYGRNIRFRSCSNPAPRHGGRPCDGEESEVKTCKLQECHVDGGWSEWSRWSQCSKSCGKGIRSRKRYCNNPTPKAGGKPCAGENIEHTQCSTKRCQNDALLKTGSNTKKNFTPLLTYETQYANNDRRPLVSNDFDSSEYDDRDSEHDQKVLHNYQYAEVPPVEYVDIPEAAPNPGMLSITVKMMNSIRLSNDTTDFSLNFGNPAMGLQPAPSCAEGFVYNASLGGCSDVDECANGASCTLVGQICINTVGSFECDCIQGYRPVVYETGHHDGSIVQEMQCVDINECREKTHECSHYCTNTPGSYECFCPDRYLLAKDGKTCTIKRKRNEPVRITPRCLEGYQWEDGHCQDIDECALQADECGDSFSCVNTRGGYICVPADCPPEYELDGAEEMCVLNCTHGHHLCPDGATVGQTISHTIITLDRFLPRQSLAVVSIPAAQHAIDVETKFAFRDRRYGHIFALETMRKTSGAVRLYANRKLQRGTLYKLNLVAKSSRRRRLEFVHNFVVHVYWME, encoded by the exons CACAGGCTGATGACCCAGTGCTGTTTGATAAAGAAATTGTGAACATTCTGCGGAAGCGCCCCGAGTCACGCGAGATTCTGGACCTTTTTGGGCTGGCGGTTACAAAGCCTCCGAACAACAAGACGGTCTCGAACAATCCAGAAGCGATCAAGGAGCAGCTTAGAAATATGCTTACGCTTCCTTTGGACAAGAGGAAATATTATCATCCACTTCCGGCGATTGCTGAAGAAGAAGGGCAGAATCGTGCGGAACCTGCTTCGCTTCTGGCAGACGGACATAGTTTGCCACGTCTATCGAACGTCCTTCTGCCAGATCTAAACCGAACGCTCGTCAAACATCGAGAGGCATTGCTGCCGCCGAAGGATGGGCAACGAAGTTTGGTGATAGTGTTCGATGCTACCGGATCCATGCTTGATGATCTGCAACAGCTGCGTGATGCGGCTAGATTAATAATTGCCGAAATCACGCAGCGCGACAGTAATCCCATCTTCAACTACATATTCGTCCCATTCCGAGATCCGCACGTTGGGCCTCGGCTGGTAACACGCAACAAGGACGAACTGCTGAACGCGCTCGACAACCTGCAGATCATCGGTGGAGGCGATTGTCCCGAGGCAGCGCTAGAAGCGATAGCCAGTGCCATCGAGGCGGCAATGCCGAACTCATTCGTGTACGTGTTTACCGATGCGACGGCCAAAGATTTCCGGCTCGATCGACGTGTGATGCAGCTTGTCCAGAAAAAGCAAACTCCAATCACGTTTCTGCTGACTGGGTTCTGCGATGGTAAATCTACCCCAGGCTATCAGGTGATGAACAACATTGCTGCCGCTAGTAATGGTCAGGTGTTCGATCTGAGGAAGGATCAGATCGAGGAAGTGCTGCTTGCCATACGCAACACCATGGACATCGATCACGTGCCACTGAAAGCGATCGATTCTGCCGTTCCGAAGCAACACGAAATCGATTTCAACGTGGACAGTACGTTGAGAGAGTTCAGTGTCAGTGTTGCCGGTGTTAAGCCAACGATTGAGATTCTTGATCCGCATCACGAACCGTACAACAGGGCGCGGGACGTTCTAAATCTGGAGAACATTCGCGTAGTAAATGTGGCCGATCCCAGTCCCGGCAAGTGGAACATTAAGGCGACGTCCAACTCTTCGCACTCTGTGCGGCTATCCGGCTTGAGTGAAGTGCAGTTCAAGTTTGGATTTTCACTCCTCGAGCCGCAAGATTCGGTGAGTCTCTCGCATCAGCCGGTTCTCAATAAGGCGAACTACCTAGCAATTGAACCGACAGAACCGCAGCTAATCAAAACGCTCGAATCCGTTAGGATTGCGTCCCACAATGTCGACACACCAGATGGGGCGAACTTTGATTTTACACTACCACTCAAGCTGGTGCCCGGCACCGTAGCACTTTACCGCACCGATGCGTTTCATGCACCTCGTCAACAGTTTAAGCTGACCATCAATGGAAAGAATGCTGACGAAGAAACGCTTCAACGATTGCTTTCGACGGCCATGCAAGCGGTCGAACAAACACCTCCAGAAGTGACTGTGGGTTATGACCAATTACTGGAACTGTTCGAAGGTGACACATTCAAGCTGGATTGTCGCATTCAATCCCCTTTTCCGGTGCTGACCACTTGGGTAAAGGGCAACAAGGAGTTGGTTGAGAAAAATTTCGA ACAATCGAATGTATTACCGCTGCGCTTGGTCAACGTGTCCTCTGAGGACACGGGAAATTATACTTGCTTTGCTAAAAACAATATCGGcgaagataaaaaatcgattttCGTACGAG TTACCGCGCTGCAAAAGCCCAAGATGCGTCTACTGCCCAAACATACAACCGCCATGGAACGGGAACCCTTTATTGCGCTTAGATGTATTTTGGAACCGGCTGACGGTATGGCAGAAATTCATTGGACACACAATTGGCAGCATCTGACGATGGCTAGTGGGAAACCGTATCTAGAGCTTATCAACATCGATAAAACCCACGCTGGCAATTACAGCTGTTATGCGGACATTAATGGCCAGCGTATATCCAGCGAGCCCAGTACGGTGGTGGTCGAATATGCACCCAAGATACCCGTACCCAGTATGGGGCTGCTTAAAGAGTACGGCACGGACGTTACTCTGGAGTGTATGATCGATGCCATGCCCCTACCGGAATACCATTGGTACTATCAAACGCTAGATCAGGCTGGTGAGCCAGAGGTATACGAATCCACCGACAGTGCGATTAGCTTCGTGATGAGCCCAGAGCGTTCCGGGATATACGTGTGCGAGGGTAAAAATGTGTACGgctttggcaaacaaaacttcaTCGTCGAGGGAGCTGCGAATG CGGCCCCTGTCATCAAAAAGCCTGCGGAAACGACCGTGTATGTCGCTCCCGGATCTTCGATCACGCTCGACTGTGTATGCGAACTTTGCCAACCGCTCAATGAATACATCTGGACGAGCCAGCAGGGTACTTTCGAGAGCAGTCCGGAAGAAACGATCGAGAACGTTCGTGTAGTGCTCGATAACGATCAGTCCCGTAATGCCGTCCGGTATCGGCTCACCATTGACGACTTCCGTCCCCAAAACGTGGCCAGCTACACCTGCATCTTTTCCAATCAACATGGTGCCGATGCTATGATCCTTCAGCttggcatgatggtagtgcCGGAAATAGACACAATGCTGGTCGATGGAGAAACGGTGATCACCGGTACAAAGCTGTACAAAAAACCGGGCCAAGCGCATGGACTAAGTTGCGAGGTAGTAGGACTACCGGAACCCACCGTGCAATGGTTGCTAAATGGCAAACTAATCACAGTTGACGATGCCGATCTTTTGCGATTCGAGCACGACAACAAAACCATTATCTTCCACGAACCCTTCGGAGCAGCGGTGCAGGGAATGTACGAATGTGTCGCCAGCAATCCCCTCGGACGCGTGTCATCTGCCGTGGAACTTTTGGTAGGCAATGCCCCTGAAGCGACACCAGCTTCCAAGCAGATCGAGACAAAAGTAGGCAATACAATCAAGCTGCCATGCACGATCGAAGGCAACCCGCAACCCACTATCCGCTGGGAACCGGAAGACATATTTGAGGATCCTACACTGAGCGCACAGATATTGCACGTTTCTTATAGCAATGCAGGACTTTATCGTTGTACAGGAGAGAACGAGTTTGGCACGGCTGAGCAAAGCTTAACGCTCATGACGTATGGACCGCCGGAAGTGAAGGGTCCTCTGGATCTATCGCTACAGTTCGGTACTAATCAGGACGCACTTCTGGATTGCAATGGATGGGGAATACCTGAG CCAACAGTTCACTGGAAATTTAACGACACGCCGCTCGAGCTAGCACCCGGTATGCGGATTTCGAGCGAAGGCCTTCACATTTCCAACATATCTTTTTCACACAACGGAGTCTACAGTTGCGTGCTGGAGAACGAGCATGGATCGTTGCAAAAAATTCAGTACGTTACCGTGCGTG ATGCTCCGAAAATTACATCATCTCTAGAATCACGCGTCACCCTGCTGCCAAATGATACGGATCGATTTGAATGCGCCGGAACTGGAAGTCCAGCGCCCAAAGCAATGTGGCTATTCAACGGAGAGGTACTAATTGAAGAGCCTTTTCTGCATCTTGCGTACGGCAACGTATCGACAGGCACATACACTTGCCACCTGGAAAACTCCGAAGGAACGGAACGACAAAACATGTTCGTCAACGTGTTACGACCACCGCACCGAGTAGCAGGGTTGAATTATACCGACAGCCTCACGCCACTGAAATTGCGCGTCGATGACCCACTAGTTCTGCTGTGTCCGTTCGAAAACTTTAACAGCCTTCTCTGGCAGCTGAACGAGCGCAATCTGGAAGAGTACTTCGATCTTACCGATGTGAAGTTGAAGGAAAACCTGCTGATCGTTGATCGTATACGATCGCGCCATCAAGGAACGTACACCTGTGTGGTGAAGAATCGTGCCGGAACCGATCGCCAGTCGTTCGTGGTTGGAGTCTTAACACCACCAACCATCCATCGCACACAGCCGGAAGAGTTGAGTGACGAATATGGCACCGTGGCCGAGGATTGGAACAGCCCATGGGTGACGGATGGACCAGTGGACAGTGCGGTGGAGGTGAATTTGCTATCCGGCGAAACGTTACAGCTGCTCTGCCAAGCGAGCGGAACTCCCGAACCTAACGTTCACTGGAATCGTGGTGCCGACATGGCAAGGATCGTGTCACAATCGCACAATCTGACCATTCCGAATGTGGCGATGCATCATAGCGATCTGTACACGTGTGTGGCAGAGAATGAACTAGGCAAATCGACACAGGTTTACCGGCTCGATGTCATGACATCGCCACAGTTTTATGACGAACCGGTACAGTCGATCGAGGTGTTCGTAGGTGATGATCTGCAACTGGACTGTGAGATGCAGTCGAATCCACCCGCTTCCTATCAGTGGCTAAAAGAAGA CGTTGCCATTGAAGAATTCAACACGATACTGGAGTTTGTGAATATTCAACCGCAAGACACCGGAATGTATCACTGTGAGGCAGAGAATATTTTCGGACATAACAGAAAATCCTACAAAGTGTTAGTCTACC AACCGGCGGAAATAACAAACTTCTCTTGCAATCAAACGCTGCTGGCGGGAAACAACATCGAGCTGGACTGTGAGGCAACGGGCAACCCTATTCCCGTAATCAGCATCATCCATCGGGGTGAGGTGTTGGCCTCCACTGCCGATCTGGAAGCACCCGCCATGGAAATCGATCGACAGTATCGCGTGAAGAACAATTTCTACAAAAGTCTGCAACTGTACAGCTTCTCTGCCGTGCGTACTGCTCCGTTCGAAATTCGATTCTCTTTGCGCCAGCCGAAGGCCACCCTCCTGGACAAGGGCAAATATTTGTGCATGGCACAAAATGCGATCGGGTTCGATGAGCGCGTTGCACGGCTGGACGTTATGGTATCACCGTACGTGCACGTGGATAAACTGAAGATGGGCGAGCAAACCATTCGACTGCTGGAAGGATTGCCGCTGTTCCTGTTTTGTCCCATCGAAGGCACACCGAAGCCTACGATCGGTTGGTATCGGAACGGCATACGGCTGACCAACACCGTCAGCACTTTGTTCCTACCCGCCGTACAGTTACGGGATGCCGGTTCGTACATTTGCTACGGGGAAAACCCGGTCGGCAAGACGGAGCTCCAGTTCGAGGTGGACGTGCTGGTTCCACCGTCGATCATAAACACCGTCCTGTACGGCGAACACTACCTGTCGGCGGATCAACCGGATCAGGAAGAGATTGCACTGCTGGCGGGCGAAACAGTTTCCCTCGACTGTTCCAGCCTGGGCCATCCCGCACCGGTGGTGCACTGGATGAAGGTGGACTATTTGGACGAGCGTGCAAACGTGCTACTCCCCACGCAGGAACCAATCATCGAGCTGTACAACGTCAGCGATACCGTCACGTACTCGTGCTTTGTCAACAATACGGCCGGTTCCGTGCAGAAGCTCTTCCATCTCGTTGTGCAAGCTCCACCGAGATGGAAATCCGGCCCGGAGTACGAGTACGAACAGCGGGTATCGCTACATCACAGTCTCGATTTGACATGCGAAACGAACGGCTCGCCGGAAGCTTCCGTCATCTGGTTTAAGGATGGACTGCAGCTGAGCAAACACGACGCGGGCTATTTCTTCGGTGTCAATGGACAAACGTTGCGCCTTCTGGCGGCCAAGCTGACGGATGCGGGCATCTTCCTGTGTGTGGCAAGTAATGCACTTGGCCAAATCAGCAGAGAGTTCCACGTGACGATTGATG TTCCCGTAAGTTGGTCGCCTTGGGGTGCGTGGTCCGCATGCAGCGCTACCTGTGGCGGCGGTACACAGTTCCGTTCCCGCATTTGTTTACTTGTAAACGGATCTCCCGCCCACGGTGATCGGTTCAACTGCGTTGGTGAGAACGTGGAGATCAAACCCTGCGAACTGCTGCCATGTCCCGTGAACGGTGGCTGGGGCGAATGGGGCAGCTGGAGCAACTGTACGCTGGACTGTGTGTCGGAGTACAGCGGCGTTCGGTCGATCCGGCACCGGAGTCGCGCTTGCGATTCACCGGCACCATCGCTCGGCGGTAAGCTGTGCATTGGCGCAGAGTACGAAGAGGAACCATGCCACGTCAGGTACTGCCCGATCGAGGGTGGCTGGACCGGCTGGTCCGACTGGACGGGCTGTAACGAACCGTGTGGATATGGGCGAAACATACGCTTTAGAAGCTGCTCCAATCCCGCACCGCGCCACGGTGGGCGCCCGTGCGACGGCGAAGAAAGTGAGGTGAAAACGTGCAAACTGCAAGAATGCCACGTAGACGGTGGTTGGTCGGAATGGTCCCGATGGTCACAGTGCAGCAAATCGTGCGGCAAAGGCATTCGGAGCCGCAAACGGTACTGTAACAACCCGACACCGAAGGCAGGCGGAAAGCCTTGCGCGGGCGAAAACATTGAGCACACGCAATGCAGTACGAAGCGGTGCCAAAACGATGCACTGCTGAAGACGGGCAGCAATACGAAGAAAAATTTTACTCCGTTGCTGACGTACGAAACGCAGTATGCAAACAACGACCGTCGCCCATTGGTGTCGAACGATTTCGACAGTTCCGAGTACGACGATAGGGATTCGGAGCACGATCAGAAGGTGTTGCATAACTATCAGTACGCCGAAGTGCCGCCCGTGGAGTACGTTGACATTCCGGAGGCTGCGCCCAATCCCGGCATGCTGAGCATTACGGTGAAGATGATGAACTCGATCCGCCTTTCGAATGATACGACCGATTTCAGCTTAAACTTTGGCAATCCAGCAATGGGCTTGCAGCCGGCCCCCAGCTGTGCGGAAGGGTTCGTGTACAATGCGTCCCTCGGTGGGTGCAGCGACGTGGACGAATGTGCCAACGGTGCGTCGTGTACGCTGGTTGGGCAGATCTGCATCAATACGGTGGGCAGTTTCGAGTGTGACTGCATCCAGGGCTATCGCCCGGTGGTATACGAAACCGGCCATCACGACGGTTCCATCGTGCAGGAAATGCAGTGCGTAGATATAAACGAATGTCGAGAGAAAACGCACGAATGTTCCCACTACTGTACCAACACTCCTGGCAGCTATGAATGCTTCTGCCCCGACCGGTACCTCCTTGCGAAGGATGGCAAAACTTGCACCATCAAGCGAAAGCGCAACGAACCGGTACGCATTACGCCGCGCTGTCTGGAAGGATACCAGTGGGAAGATGGCCACTGCCAAGACATTGACGAATGCGCACTGCAAGCGGACGAATGTGGGGACAGCTTTTCCTGCGTCAATACCCGCGGCGGGTACATCTGCGTACCGGCGGACTGTCCTCCAGAGTACGAGCTGGACGGTGCGGAAGAGATGTGCGTGTTGAACTGCACCCACGGTCACCATCTGTGTCCGGATGGGGCGACCGTTGGTCAAACCATTTCACACACCATCATTACGCTAGATCGCTTCCTGCCAAGACAATCGCTTGCGGTTGTATCCATCCCTGCCGCACAGCATGCGATCGACGTTGAAACCAAATTTGCTTTCCGCGATCGACGTTACGGGCACATTTTCGCGCTGGAAACCATGCGCAAGACATCGGGCGCGGTGCGTTTGTACGCCAATCGAAAGCTGCAGCGTGGAACGCTTTACAAGCTGAACCTGGTTGCCAAATCATCGAGAAGACGGCGTCTGGAGTTTgtgcataatttcgtagtCCACGTGTACTGGATGGAATAG
- the LOC128307969 gene encoding probable protein phosphatase 2C T23F11.1, with translation MGQSLSEPETSKQSAFCQNDYYKVGSSCMQGWRMHMEDSHTHILSLPDDPGTSFFAVYDGHGGAKVAEYAGKHLHKYITRRPEYGNDVKHALQQGFLDLDEAMLNNEALREQMSGSTAVVVLIKDNRLYCANAGDSRAIACVDGHLDVLSFDHKPTNEKERERISSAGGYVEYNRVNGYLALSRALGDFGLKRNTQILPSEQMVTAYPDVEEREVAESWDFLVIACDGIWDVMSSQAVLEFVQEEIAQGIYPQQICENLMMRCLAPDCQMGGIGGDNMTVIVVCFLHGQPYEELVNRCKEAISKRLARSKKRRSHSNRSHESEAEEHTGNSHSLVAPTAEGTGKADNGRLEDDSSGSESERAEDVQAPLMMTKSNGNENVAEHALTSNGEQAAEKPSTSEQSTPLKSVDVKQKQEQSDSNNDSADDTSEEIDLK, from the coding sequence ATGGGGCAATCCCTGTCGGAACCAGAAACCTCCAAACAATCGGCCTTTTGCCAGAATGATTACTACAAGGTCGGTTCTAGTTGCATGCAGGGTTGGCGAATGCACATGGAAGATTCGCACACGCACATACTCTCGCTACCCGATGACCCCGGGACGTCCTTCTTTGCCGTGTACGATGGGCACGGGGGAGCGAAGGTGGCCGAATATGCCGGGAAGCATCTACACAAGTACATCACCCGCCGACCGGAGTATGGCAATGACGTGAAGCACGCCCTGCAGCAAGGGTTCCTTGATCTAGACGAAGCGATGCTGAACAATGAGGCTTTGCGGGAGCAGATGTCCGGATCGACGGCTGTAGTGGTGCTCATCAAAGACAACCGCCTGTACTGTGCAAACGCGGGAGATTCACGAGCGATCGCATGTGTCGACGGACATTTAGATGTACTGTCGTTCGACCATAAGCCAACCAACGAAAAGGAAAGGGAACGAATAAGCAGCGCCGGTGGATATGTGGAGTACAATCGGGTAAATGGATATTTGGCACTATCGCGTGCATTGGGAGATTTTGGTCTAAAACGCAACACACAAATATTGCCCTCGGAGCAAATGGTAACAGCCTATCCGGATGTGGAGGAACGCGAAGTAGCGGAAAGCTGGGATTTCCTCGTTATCGCCTGTGATGGCATATGGGATGTGATGTCTAGCCAGGCCGTGCTTGAATTTGTGCAGGAAGAAATTGCTCAAGGTATCTATCCGCAGCAGATTTGCGAAAATTTGATGATGCGCTGCTTGGCCCCAGACTGCCAGATGGGGGGCATCGGTGGCGACAACATGACGGTAATTGTCGTATGCTTCTTGCATGGTCAACCGTACGAGGAGCTTGTCAATCGATGCAAGGAAGCCATCTCGAAGCGGCTGGCGCGTTCGAAAAAACGGCGCAGCCATTCCAATCGCTCGCATGAAAGTGAAGCTGAGGAACATACGGGCAATAGCCACAGCTTGGTAGCACCGACAGCCGAAGGAACTGGTAAAGCAGATAATGGACGTTTAGAGGACGATTCATCTGGAAGTGAGAGCGAACGTGCAGAGGACGTGCAAGCACCCTTGATGATGACGAAGTCAAACGGTAATGAGAATGTCGCGGAACACGCATTAACCAGTAACGGAGAACAAGCGGCCGAAAAACCATCCACATCGGAACAGTCGACACCGTTGAAATCAGTTGACGTAAAGCAGAAGCAGGAACAATCTGACAGCAATAACGATAGTGCAGATGATACCAGTGAAGAGATTGATCTAAAGTAG
- the LOC128299125 gene encoding probable splicing factor, arginine/serine-rich 7 gives MAGGSGTKVVQITNIAPQATKDQMQTFLGTVGKIDEIRLYPTIRDVSCPVVSRICYVKYFESSCVAVAQHLTNTVFIDRAVIVIPVQGGVIPDEYKALEMAANGTLVPGLHSFNVPSKLPPEVVNRIDGMIPNQVVKTIDPKLEENGLPEYPPLPVNFDAKKIEETRRTILVLDVRSDWRLEELMDHFKPAGEIKYARFAENDRTKFALLEFCDQRNIINALKMHGTEFRGYRLNVHHSTQPIVKPEAKSNEAAQKEIEEAMTIVKEAHHQISNMEPVVTLYPKEKGSSRRRSRSRTRSKERRSRSRSRKRSKSRSKRSRSRKRSRSRSKRSRSRRSPSRSKRSRSKSKRSPSRSKRSRSRSKRSRSRDRRKRSRSRRRSRTRSRERSSRIRRSRSRSKKRSRSRERRDRSRDRKKSHRNKEERRRRSRSRSQSRKRSTSRSRASRTKEAVTKSSSKRRSRTPSEKKLKKILEEAVSRDYDAEERMDAGGVGVEDDAGSTGKQSASPPAQAAGSGGSSSSSSSSGGTNTAAAAAATTPREKTASPTTEKSDNMDISNSP, from the coding sequence ATGGCCGGTGGTTCAGGTACAAAGGTGGTGCAAATCACCAACATTGCCCCACAGGCCACCAAGGATCAAATGCAAACGTTTCTGGGGACGGTAGGGAAGATTGACGAGATACGTCTGTATCCAACCATTCGGGATGTCTCGTGCCCTGTTGTGTCGCGTATCTGCTACGTGAAGTACTTCGAAAGCAGCTGCGTTGCCGTTGCACAGCATCTGACCAATACCGTGTTCATCGACCGTGCCGTAATCGTTATCCCGGTTCAGGGCGGCGTAATTCCCGACGAATACAAGGCACTAGAGATGGCTGCGAACGGTACGCTTGTGCCGGGATTGCATAGCTTCAACGTGCCGTCGAAGCTACCGCCGGAGGTCGTGAACAGAATTGACGGAATGATCCCGAACCAGGTGGTGAAAACGATCGACCCAAAGCTGGAAGAGAACGGTTTGCCCGAATATCCACCACTACCGGTGAACTTTGATGCGAAAAAGATCGAGGAAACGCGTCGCACCATACTGGTGCTCGACGTCCGCTCGGACTGGAGATTGGAGGAACTGATGGATCACTTCAAGCCGGCGGGAGAGATCAAGTATGCCCGGTTCGCTGAGAACGATCGCACCAAGTTTGCTCTGTTGGAGTTTTGCGATCAACGTAACATTATCAACGCGCTGAAGATGCATGGTACCGAATTTCGTGGTTACCGGTTGAATGTGCATCATTCGACCCAACCTATCGTGAAGCCGGAGGCCAAGAGCAACGAAGCGGCTCAGAAGGAAATCGAAGAAGCCATGACGATCGTGAAGGAAGCCCATCATCAGATATCGAACATGGAACCCGTGGTGACGTTATACCCGAAGGAGAAGGGTAGCAGCCGCCGTAGGTCGCGATCACGCACGCGTTCTAAAGAGCGCCGTTCAAGATCCCGCTCCAGGAAACGCTCCAAATCGCGTAGCAAACGGTCACGCTCACGGAAACGTTCCCGCAGCCGTTCGAAGCGTTCGCGGTCACGCCGATCGCCGTCGAGAAGCAAGCGATCTCGTTCGAAATCGAAACGGTCGCCATCGCGCAGCAAACGGTCACGGTCACGTTCCAAGCGATCGCGCTCTCGAGACCGTCGCAAGCGTTCCCGTTCGCGCCGTCGCAGCCGCACACGATCCCGCGAGCGCTCTTCGCGCATTCGCCGGTCACGTTCACGGTCGAAGAAACGGTCCCGCTCGCGCGAGCGACGTGATCGTAGCCGCGATCGCAAGAAATCCCATCGTAACAAGGAGGAGCGCCGTCGTCGGTCACGATCACGGTCCCAAAGCCGCAAGCGATCCACATCCCGAAGTCGCGCCAGCCGCACGAAGGAAGCGGTCACAAAATCATCATCTAAACGTCGCAGCCGCACTCCATCGGAAaagaagttgaaaaaaatccTCGAGGAAGCGGTCAGCCGCGATTACGATGCAGAGGAGCGTATGGATGCGGGTGGAGTCGGGGTAGAGGATGATGCGGGCAGCACTGGCAAGCAGTCGGCGTCGCCGCCAGCACAGGCTGCCGGTTCCGGTGGATCCAGttcgtcgtcatcgtcttcGGGAGGAACgaacacagcagcagctgccgcCGCAACGACACCGCGCGAGAAAACCGCCAGTCCAACGACGGAGAAATCCGACAATATGGACATTTCCAACTCTCCGTAA